In Pseudobacteriovorax antillogorgiicola, a single window of DNA contains:
- a CDS encoding YceI family protein, with amino-acid sequence MKKKTIIPAIIILFMISTNLYGSTDGNWVSWGAKKTMFLFNDKTAIGMNKNINAKLDKSNGTIKLKMSIPLDKFDSGEPDRDAEVVKMLKGDVSKNLMYESETFSPEKFEQLRNGQTDQISGKLKIGNKWFDVVFAVKIANNKLSGQVETKLTEFGIEPPSMVGGIMVSVKDYIALKVNLDLSTLPH; translated from the coding sequence ATGAAGAAAAAGACAATTATTCCAGCGATCATCATATTGTTCATGATATCGACCAATCTATACGGTTCAACCGACGGAAACTGGGTTTCTTGGGGTGCTAAGAAAACGATGTTTTTGTTCAACGACAAGACTGCCATCGGCATGAACAAGAACATTAACGCGAAGCTCGACAAGTCTAACGGTACTATAAAGTTAAAGATGTCAATTCCTCTAGACAAATTCGACAGTGGTGAACCCGACCGCGATGCTGAAGTTGTTAAGATGTTGAAGGGCGACGTTAGTAAAAACTTGATGTATGAATCTGAGACTTTCTCACCCGAAAAGTTTGAACAGTTACGAAACGGTCAAACAGATCAAATTTCCGGCAAACTAAAAATCGGCAACAAATGGTTCGATGTCGTCTTCGCTGTCAAAATCGCAAACAACAAATTGTCAGGACAGGTCGAAACAAAACTAACTGAATTTGGTATTGAGCCCCCGAGCATGGTGGGCGGAATCATGGTGAGTGTGAAAGACTATATTGCCCTTAAAGTGAACTTGGATTTGTCCACCTTGCCCCATTAA
- a CDS encoding NADPH-dependent FMN reductase codes for MKFLLIAATNHKNSINKKLLYFTKGIVSELIPNSEVNTIDLVDYELPLYRQDREQENGIPEKAKRFYQMIGEADAVVIAFAEHNGSYTAVYKNLFDWTSRLNQKVYQDKPTILMAATPGPRGGAGVLGAAEMAGPFFGMDIKGKVSVGKFKDNYDLVTNEIINREIVDQIRSTVVALKKEFEND; via the coding sequence ATGAAATTTCTACTTATTGCAGCTACTAATCACAAGAATTCAATCAACAAGAAACTATTGTACTTCACTAAAGGAATCGTTAGCGAGTTGATTCCAAACTCTGAGGTTAACACTATCGATCTTGTTGACTACGAACTCCCGCTTTACCGTCAGGACCGCGAACAAGAGAATGGTATTCCGGAAAAGGCAAAACGGTTCTACCAAATGATTGGAGAAGCAGACGCAGTCGTGATTGCATTTGCCGAACATAACGGTTCCTACACGGCGGTTTATAAAAATTTGTTCGACTGGACCTCTCGCTTAAATCAGAAAGTTTATCAGGACAAACCTACAATTCTGATGGCCGCGACCCCTGGGCCGCGTGGAGGAGCAGGGGTCTTAGGAGCAGCAGAGATGGCAGGACCATTCTTCGGAATGGACATCAAAGGCAAGGTGTCAGTGGGAAAATTCAAAGACAACTATGATTTAGTTACCAATGAAATCATCAATAGAGAAATCGTTGATCAGATTCGTTCAACCGTTGTTGCTCTAAAGAAGGAGTTCGAAAATGATTAG
- the bla gene encoding subclass B1 metallo-beta-lactamase, with translation MLMAIAKTAFSKQETIKLKHNLEIAKIENNVYVATDHEFYQSNSLIIKMQDRSVVVVSSPFENLATEELVNWIKGNLNPKKMIAINPHFHRDGTGGNSVFGKYGIETWSSDLTIDLRKKANMVDPKKAAAFYKDPDLRQRILNSPVKSARNSFPIKEGKEFSFSGETVKVFFPGPAHSPDNVVVYFPRQKILFGGCMIKPASLGYLGDADVRAWPSSAKRLKQFDVKLVVPGHGRWGDASLIDKTISVALMASDASKLNR, from the coding sequence ATGCTGATGGCCATAGCAAAAACAGCATTTTCTAAGCAGGAAACTATCAAACTCAAACACAATCTGGAGATCGCAAAAATAGAGAACAACGTCTATGTTGCAACAGATCACGAGTTCTACCAATCCAACTCGCTAATTATCAAGATGCAAGATCGATCGGTGGTAGTGGTGTCCTCTCCCTTCGAAAATCTTGCAACAGAAGAGCTAGTTAACTGGATCAAAGGGAATTTAAACCCCAAAAAAATGATTGCTATCAATCCGCACTTTCATCGTGATGGCACTGGTGGCAATTCAGTGTTCGGAAAATACGGAATCGAAACATGGTCAAGCGATTTAACGATCGATCTTAGAAAAAAGGCCAACATGGTTGATCCGAAAAAGGCAGCGGCATTCTATAAAGATCCAGATTTAAGACAAAGGATTTTGAATTCGCCAGTGAAGTCAGCCAGAAATAGCTTTCCTATCAAAGAGGGAAAAGAGTTTTCTTTCTCTGGTGAAACCGTCAAAGTTTTCTTTCCTGGTCCAGCACACTCTCCAGATAACGTGGTGGTGTATTTTCCTCGGCAAAAGATCTTGTTTGGTGGTTGTATGATCAAGCCAGCCAGCCTTGGGTATCTAGGTGATGCTGATGTACGTGCATGGCCTTCTTCTGCAAAGCGACTCAAGCAATTCGATGTGAAACTCGTTGTTCCAGGTCATGGTCGATGGGGAGATGCATCTCTTATCGACAAAACCATTAGTGTTGCTCTCATGGCGTCAGATGCATCAAAGTTAAATCGCTAA
- a CDS encoding RNA recognition motif domain-containing protein: protein MSNKVFVGGLSWNTGDEELREAFGQFGDVSDAKVITDRETGRSRGFGFVTFGDNESVQKAISEMDGRELDGRTIKVNEAEDKPRGGGNHGGGRRW from the coding sequence ATGAGTAACAAAGTTTTTGTTGGTGGATTGAGTTGGAATACTGGTGACGAAGAGCTTCGTGAAGCTTTTGGTCAATTTGGTGATGTGTCTGATGCCAAAGTAATCACAGACCGTGAAACTGGACGGTCACGTGGCTTTGGATTTGTCACTTTCGGTGACAACGAGTCTGTTCAAAAAGCGATTTCTGAAATGGACGGTCGTGAGCTAGACGGTCGCACCATTAAGGTCAACGAAGCGGAAGATAAGCCCCGTGGTGGTGGTAATCACGGTGGCGGACGCCGCTGGTAG
- a CDS encoding helix-turn-helix transcriptional regulator produces the protein MTTKKKKSKAMKFLEKLTGGPLTFADLFRSIREGEEWTQEEYGKLLGLSRQKVCDIEKGRRLPSPEKAVEYAKILGYHPESFAKLIIEEQIKKAGLKLKVIDAA, from the coding sequence ATGACTACTAAAAAGAAAAAATCAAAAGCGATGAAGTTCCTGGAAAAATTAACAGGCGGTCCATTAACCTTTGCAGACCTGTTTCGCTCGATCCGAGAAGGGGAAGAGTGGACGCAAGAAGAATATGGTAAGCTACTAGGCCTTTCTCGACAAAAAGTGTGCGATATTGAGAAGGGAAGAAGGCTTCCCAGCCCTGAAAAGGCTGTCGAGTATGCGAAAATTTTGGGGTATCATCCTGAGAGCTTCGCGAAGCTAATAATAGAAGAACAAATAAAAAAAGCCGGGTTGAAGCTGAAGGTTATAGACGCTGCCTAG
- a CDS encoding pirin family protein gives MNRTVETVIKGKNETIGPHQIIRSLPDRQRLMIGHFILLDQLLRVRFDTSDLEHNLAAMGDTSHPHRGIATLTYLYEGAIHHKDSLGNSETIEAGGVQWMNSGNGIIHDEAPSYAPNQGSITINGVQLWINLPTKVKAERPEYLALHKKAVPEATLSNGKGKLRVVVGQYEDVRSKVPTYAEMFLWDVRIQPGETVHVAIPPNLEAGIVIMEGQLKIDNAVLSQNEMAVLTENADTVELTNISDSESWYLIFGGETYNEPVALGGPFVMNTKDELYIAKKDYSEGRYGVIK, from the coding sequence ATGAATCGAACTGTAGAAACAGTGATAAAAGGAAAGAATGAAACTATCGGCCCTCATCAGATCATTCGCTCTCTTCCTGACCGGCAAAGATTAATGATAGGCCATTTTATCCTTCTCGACCAATTGCTGAGGGTAAGGTTCGACACGTCGGATCTAGAACATAACTTGGCGGCCATGGGGGATACCTCACATCCTCATCGAGGTATAGCTACGCTAACCTATCTATACGAAGGAGCGATTCATCACAAAGATAGTTTGGGCAATAGCGAAACTATCGAAGCCGGAGGAGTGCAGTGGATGAACTCTGGGAATGGTATCATTCACGACGAAGCACCTAGTTATGCTCCCAACCAAGGGTCGATTACGATTAACGGCGTTCAGCTGTGGATCAATTTACCAACGAAAGTGAAAGCTGAAAGACCGGAATATCTCGCCCTTCACAAGAAAGCTGTCCCAGAGGCAACCCTTTCCAATGGAAAAGGCAAACTCCGTGTTGTGGTGGGACAATACGAAGATGTCAGATCAAAGGTTCCGACTTATGCTGAAATGTTTTTGTGGGATGTTCGAATTCAACCAGGTGAAACAGTGCATGTCGCGATTCCACCGAATTTGGAGGCCGGAATTGTTATAATGGAAGGACAACTAAAAATAGACAATGCGGTTTTAAGCCAGAACGAAATGGCTGTATTGACCGAAAACGCAGACACGGTTGAATTGACCAACATTTCGGACAGCGAAAGCTGGTACCTTATTTTTGGAGGTGAAACCTACAACGAGCCAGTAGCTTTGGGTGGTCCCTTTGTCATGAATACAAAAGACGAGTTGTATATCGCTAAAAAAGACTATTCTGAGGGGAGATATGGGGTGATCAAATGA
- a CDS encoding YdeI/OmpD-associated family protein translates to MAVTKKNPELDHYFKEPNDWLKEAKKLRNIILDCGLSEELKWRQPCYSHDDKNIVIIQSFKKYLALMFFKGSLLKDSKQVLHDIGANSRVGRQLRFTSETEVEKLKPVIKSYIKEAIKISEAGLKVAPPSEQLDLPEELLNAFKKDKAFKKAFEGLTPGRQRGYQIHFSSAKQVKTREARIEKCKPQILKGKGLQDR, encoded by the coding sequence ATGGCTGTTACTAAAAAAAATCCTGAACTCGACCACTATTTCAAAGAGCCGAATGACTGGCTTAAAGAAGCGAAAAAGCTTCGCAACATTATCTTAGACTGCGGCCTATCCGAGGAACTGAAATGGCGCCAACCCTGCTACTCACACGATGATAAAAATATCGTCATTATACAAAGCTTCAAAAAATATCTAGCACTGATGTTTTTCAAAGGCTCTCTCCTGAAAGACTCCAAGCAAGTCTTGCATGATATAGGCGCTAATTCGCGAGTGGGTCGCCAGCTGCGCTTTACCTCAGAGACAGAGGTAGAAAAACTTAAGCCCGTGATTAAAAGCTATATCAAAGAAGCCATAAAAATTTCTGAAGCTGGTCTTAAGGTCGCCCCACCCTCTGAACAGCTTGACCTCCCTGAAGAGCTTCTTAATGCTTTTAAGAAAGACAAAGCATTCAAAAAGGCATTTGAAGGCCTCACCCCTGGTCGGCAACGGGGATATCAAATTCATTTTTCGTCTGCCAAGCAGGTTAAGACGCGAGAGGCTCGTATTGAGAAGTGTAAGCCCCAGATATTGAAAGGTAAGGGCTTGCAGGATCGATAG
- a CDS encoding four helix bundle protein — protein MAFSFEDPKVYKAAIDWNDNINQVLDSLGSNCSRSLRDQMERASLSIPLNIAEGNGRWHKGKKRQFFWIARGSAFECFAILQVMARRGLLSDSTVGNLYDQLAEISKMLSAFIRSVDKLKSRA, from the coding sequence ATGGCCTTTTCATTCGAAGATCCAAAAGTTTACAAAGCTGCAATTGACTGGAATGACAACATCAATCAGGTACTGGACAGTTTGGGTTCCAACTGCTCAAGATCCCTTCGAGATCAGATGGAGCGTGCCTCGTTATCCATTCCGCTCAATATCGCCGAGGGGAATGGTAGATGGCACAAAGGGAAAAAGCGTCAATTTTTTTGGATAGCCCGCGGTTCCGCGTTTGAATGCTTTGCAATTCTGCAAGTCATGGCTAGGAGAGGTCTGCTTTCTGATTCGACTGTTGGCAACCTATATGACCAGCTTGCTGAAATTTCAAAAATGCTTTCAGCATTTATCAGATCTGTAGACAAGTTGAAATCTCGGGCCTAA
- a CDS encoding AAA family ATPase: MNKKLITINGTSLAGKSTVCRELLKQTKSSAWLDGDWCWMINPFHVTEENKRMVDRNVSFLLRSYLFNSAIETVFLSWILDKDEIFDNILGPLKGMDFEDHRFTLLAPPETIRERAKLRGGCSAEWIEQTIRRQESYLKLSSIKIDGNQSPAKIVSEITAYLKK; this comes from the coding sequence TTGAATAAGAAACTTATAACAATCAACGGAACCAGCCTTGCCGGCAAGTCAACGGTGTGCCGGGAACTACTGAAACAAACGAAGTCATCTGCGTGGCTCGATGGGGATTGGTGTTGGATGATCAACCCCTTTCATGTCACCGAAGAAAATAAACGAATGGTCGATCGCAACGTATCATTTCTTCTTAGGTCTTACTTATTCAATTCAGCGATCGAAACTGTGTTTCTGTCCTGGATACTGGATAAGGATGAAATATTTGATAACATCCTTGGTCCTCTTAAGGGTATGGACTTTGAGGATCACAGGTTTACGCTACTAGCCCCTCCTGAAACGATCCGCGAAAGAGCGAAGTTGAGAGGAGGTTGTAGTGCAGAATGGATCGAACAAACGATTCGTCGTCAAGAAAGCTACTTGAAGCTCTCAAGTATTAAAATTGACGGAAACCAATCACCAGCCAAGATTGTATCTGAGATAACTGCATATCTGAAAAAATAA
- the fliG gene encoding flagellar motor switch protein FliG: MNATQLSATEKTAILMLALGEDIAAEIFRHMEANDVKKVGAALSRVGRVNQDTMDIVLNEFHQILKSNEPDLFKGGFGFARNALEKAFGNSDFGQDIIRDLAHANPTMPAVELADAQTLYRVIANEHPQTIALVLAHAGPAKAGSIVKLLPEALKVEVIQRVTRMDKVAPEIIEEINDMIRDEVERMGFSSRKIGGPEKAAAILNAMDDTRNDILDRLDERDPDLSEDIRSHMFTFADLSKLDNRSMQGLFKAVDRSVWELALRDANQELLDLVFSNLSSRAADNLKDDMDARGPQKLSDVRDAQKTIVAKALAMAESGEIEVGMDEQKVV; the protein is encoded by the coding sequence ATGAATGCAACACAACTCAGCGCAACCGAAAAAACAGCGATTCTCATGCTGGCCCTTGGAGAGGACATTGCTGCCGAGATCTTTCGTCACATGGAGGCCAACGATGTAAAAAAGGTGGGTGCTGCGCTGAGCCGTGTCGGTCGTGTGAACCAAGATACTATGGATATTGTACTCAACGAATTTCATCAGATTCTAAAGTCCAACGAACCCGATCTATTTAAAGGCGGCTTTGGATTCGCCAGGAATGCGCTAGAAAAAGCCTTTGGCAATTCAGATTTCGGGCAAGATATCATTCGTGACCTGGCCCACGCTAACCCAACGATGCCTGCAGTGGAGTTGGCCGATGCTCAGACCCTTTATCGAGTGATTGCAAATGAACATCCACAGACCATCGCTTTGGTGCTAGCCCATGCTGGCCCGGCAAAAGCAGGCAGTATCGTGAAACTGCTACCAGAAGCACTCAAGGTAGAGGTGATCCAACGGGTGACTCGCATGGATAAGGTCGCACCCGAAATTATCGAAGAAATTAATGACATGATTAGAGATGAGGTGGAACGCATGGGATTCTCAAGCCGTAAGATCGGTGGACCAGAAAAAGCCGCTGCTATTCTCAACGCCATGGACGATACTCGCAACGATATTCTCGATCGACTGGATGAGAGAGACCCTGATCTAAGCGAAGATATCCGGTCGCATATGTTCACATTTGCGGATCTTAGCAAACTCGATAATCGAAGCATGCAAGGCCTCTTTAAGGCTGTTGATCGTAGTGTTTGGGAACTAGCTTTAAGAGATGCGAATCAAGAGCTGCTGGACCTCGTCTTCAGCAATCTATCGAGTCGCGCTGCTGACAACTTGAAAGATGACATGGATGCGAGAGGACCTCAAAAGCTAAGCGACGTTCGTGATGCTCAAAAAACAATTGTGGCTAAGGCATTGGCGATGGCTGAATCGGGGGAAATCGAAGTTGGGATGGACGAGCAAAAAGTGGTTTAA
- a CDS encoding acyl-CoA dehydrogenase — MELNGILAESYPTVGAILAVLGALTLGFVGAKLIVWTVFAAAVLFLFGAHPIVWIIVGVPLVILLVKPIRRILITNTIVGILKKLNILPEISETERVALEAGSTWVDKELLSGKPDFKALAREPYKKAAGEITEFLNGPVEKVCAMVDDWEVYKDGDLPQEVWDYLKKEKFFGMIIPKEYGGLGFSALANSEVVAKLSTRSGPLAITVMVPNSLGPAELLAHYGTQAQKDHYLPRLADGREIPCFALTEPGAGSDAGGMQSTGVVFKDDDGSLKIRLNWEKRYITLAAVSTVLGLAVKLRDPDNHLGKGEDLGITCLLVPSKADGVVLGQRHNPMGVPFYNCPTSGNDVVVDIDQIIGGPDYAGRGWQMLMECLAVGRSISLPAQSTGGAKYVARVAGAYSAIRKQFGLEIGKFEGIEEPLARIGGFSYLLEASRIFTVGAVDSGIKPSVVSAIAKYNSTELFRKAINDGMDILGGAAISRGKRNLLANGYISTPIGITVEGANILTRSMIIFGQGVIRCHPYAYQELKALTDGDVKGFDDNFFSHVGFVNRNLCRALLLSLTRGRLASTPGGPMKKYYRKIAWASASFSFMSDLALGSYGGGLKLREKITGRYADVLSWLYLATATLHRFEAEGRKKDHQPYAEWALQYAFAQIQEAFDGIYENIEIPVLRPLFRGPIKIWSRLNSFGGMPNDHLGRKVAAGLCKPGQLRDELTYGVYVPTDVNEALGRYEHTLKLVTEANGVYKKIVKAIKAKKLPRGKPDALAKKALEANVITKEDFDLVQRAEAARDDAIQVDSFKLEEFATNLLTPHNEKAEAANS; from the coding sequence ATGGAATTAAATGGTATTTTGGCTGAGAGCTACCCCACCGTGGGAGCGATTTTGGCCGTGCTTGGGGCGTTGACCCTAGGCTTCGTTGGCGCCAAACTCATTGTTTGGACTGTGTTTGCAGCAGCTGTTCTGTTCCTCTTTGGAGCGCATCCGATCGTTTGGATCATTGTGGGCGTTCCCCTTGTGATTTTGTTGGTGAAGCCTATCCGCAGGATACTCATCACGAACACAATCGTGGGCATTTTAAAGAAGCTCAACATCTTGCCTGAGATTTCTGAAACCGAGCGAGTCGCACTCGAAGCGGGATCAACTTGGGTGGATAAAGAGCTGCTTTCAGGAAAGCCCGATTTTAAAGCTCTCGCTCGCGAGCCATACAAAAAGGCAGCTGGTGAGATCACTGAATTCCTCAACGGCCCTGTTGAGAAAGTATGTGCCATGGTTGACGATTGGGAAGTCTACAAAGACGGAGACCTTCCCCAAGAAGTTTGGGACTACCTCAAGAAGGAAAAGTTCTTCGGCATGATCATTCCGAAGGAATATGGTGGTCTTGGCTTCTCAGCACTCGCCAACAGCGAAGTTGTTGCTAAATTATCGACTCGTTCTGGTCCCCTAGCAATCACTGTCATGGTCCCGAACTCTCTTGGCCCTGCCGAGCTACTCGCCCACTACGGAACTCAGGCTCAGAAAGATCATTACCTACCACGCTTGGCAGATGGTCGTGAAATCCCATGTTTTGCACTCACTGAGCCAGGAGCTGGATCGGATGCTGGTGGCATGCAATCCACTGGTGTCGTTTTTAAAGATGACGATGGTTCCCTGAAGATCCGACTCAACTGGGAAAAGCGTTACATCACCCTAGCTGCCGTATCAACAGTTCTTGGTCTCGCGGTGAAACTTCGTGACCCGGATAACCACCTCGGCAAGGGTGAAGATCTGGGCATCACTTGCTTGCTTGTGCCTTCTAAAGCTGACGGCGTGGTTCTAGGCCAACGTCATAACCCTATGGGCGTTCCGTTCTATAACTGCCCAACATCTGGTAACGATGTGGTCGTCGACATCGATCAGATCATAGGTGGCCCTGACTACGCGGGTCGTGGTTGGCAAATGCTGATGGAATGTCTGGCAGTTGGGCGCTCAATCTCTTTACCAGCTCAAAGTACCGGTGGCGCCAAGTATGTGGCACGGGTTGCTGGTGCCTACTCTGCAATTCGTAAGCAGTTCGGCCTTGAGATTGGTAAGTTTGAAGGGATCGAAGAGCCACTGGCACGTATCGGTGGCTTCTCCTATCTACTCGAAGCATCACGAATCTTTACGGTTGGTGCTGTGGACAGCGGTATCAAGCCCTCGGTTGTTTCTGCCATCGCAAAATACAACTCTACAGAGTTATTCCGGAAGGCTATCAACGATGGTATGGATATCCTCGGTGGCGCTGCGATTTCTCGCGGTAAGCGGAACTTGCTAGCCAACGGCTATATCTCAACTCCCATCGGTATCACGGTAGAAGGGGCAAACATCCTAACGCGCTCCATGATCATCTTTGGTCAGGGTGTGATTCGCTGTCACCCCTATGCCTACCAAGAGCTTAAGGCTCTAACTGACGGTGACGTTAAAGGGTTCGACGACAACTTCTTCTCACACGTTGGATTCGTCAATCGAAACCTATGCCGTGCCTTGCTTCTTTCTCTCACTCGTGGTCGACTCGCTTCCACACCGGGTGGCCCCATGAAGAAGTACTACCGGAAGATCGCTTGGGCATCAGCCAGCTTCTCATTCATGTCTGACCTAGCACTCGGTAGCTACGGTGGTGGCTTGAAACTCCGTGAGAAGATCACAGGCCGCTATGCCGACGTTCTATCTTGGTTGTACTTAGCAACAGCAACCCTTCACCGCTTCGAAGCCGAGGGTCGCAAGAAAGATCATCAGCCATACGCTGAGTGGGCTCTTCAGTATGCCTTTGCCCAAATACAAGAGGCCTTCGACGGTATCTATGAAAACATCGAGATTCCAGTCTTGCGTCCACTCTTCCGTGGCCCCATTAAGATCTGGTCTCGTCTCAACAGCTTTGGCGGCATGCCCAATGACCATTTAGGCCGCAAAGTCGCTGCTGGTCTTTGCAAACCTGGTCAGCTACGTGATGAGCTTACCTATGGTGTTTACGTTCCCACCGACGTTAACGAAGCTTTAGGTCGTTACGAGCACACTCTCAAGCTGGTTACAGAAGCTAACGGAGTTTACAAGAAAATCGTTAAGGCGATCAAAGCGAAGAAACTTCCACGGGGCAAGCCAGATGCTCTCGCTAAGAAGGCTCTCGAAGCAAACGTGATCACGAAGGAAGATTTCGATCTCGTCCAACGAGCTGAAGCTGCTCGAGACGATGCGATCCAAGTAGATTCTTTCAAATTGGAAGAATTTGCCACGAATCTACTTACACCACACAACGAAAAGGCTGAAGCAGCCAACTCGTAG
- a CDS encoding LysR family transcriptional regulator: MQLKSIDIFVKVVQAESFTGAAKALDIPNSTVSARISQLEESLGVTLLNRTTRRVSVTEAGQKFYEGCFQAMEVIELAKNEITQSNTESQGLLRVTSTVDLGQSVLPSLIRRFSTAFPKVELELILTNERLDLVSHNIDIAIRIGKLADSSLKLRKLAEAKVGAFASPEYIDKHGSPTHPKELSQHTIIGFKPVKNRKATFKKGKSTHSQKINSHIWCDDPHVVKALVMEGLGMGFLGGFHVSSEVKRGSLIPILPDWTADKVALSLVYVEKKFLPVRLRNFIDFAAEEFSAYEATHL, translated from the coding sequence ATGCAGCTGAAATCAATAGATATTTTCGTGAAAGTTGTACAAGCCGAGAGCTTCACTGGCGCAGCGAAGGCTCTTGATATCCCTAACTCTACAGTTAGTGCTCGCATTTCACAGCTGGAGGAGTCTCTTGGCGTGACTCTCCTCAATCGGACTACAAGACGTGTTTCCGTCACAGAAGCGGGGCAGAAGTTCTATGAGGGATGCTTTCAAGCAATGGAAGTCATTGAACTAGCGAAAAATGAAATCACCCAGTCAAATACAGAGTCACAAGGACTGCTGCGAGTCACTTCAACGGTGGATCTCGGCCAAAGTGTTTTGCCTTCGTTGATCAGGCGTTTTTCTACAGCTTTTCCTAAAGTCGAGTTAGAACTCATCTTGACAAACGAACGGTTAGATTTGGTCTCGCACAACATTGACATAGCCATAAGAATTGGAAAGCTTGCCGACTCTTCTCTCAAGTTGCGCAAGTTGGCCGAAGCCAAAGTAGGGGCCTTCGCCAGTCCAGAATATATCGACAAGCATGGATCACCAACCCACCCCAAGGAGTTAAGTCAACATACCATTATAGGCTTTAAGCCTGTTAAGAACAGAAAAGCAACTTTTAAGAAAGGGAAGTCCACCCATTCTCAAAAGATCAATTCCCATATTTGGTGTGATGACCCTCACGTCGTTAAAGCCCTCGTGATGGAAGGACTTGGAATGGGATTCCTAGGCGGATTCCATGTCTCAAGTGAAGTTAAAAGAGGCTCTCTCATACCAATCCTTCCTGATTGGACTGCGGATAAAGTTGCTTTGTCGCTGGTTTATGTGGAGAAAAAGTTTTTGCCAGTTCGGCTACGCAACTTCATTGACTTTGCGGCAGAAGAATTTTCAGCTTATGAAGCCACTCATCTATGA
- a CDS encoding alpha/beta hydrolase — protein METEKPEELPADGQETMSLGRDSHGLVDGQIPASPEDEDDRDTQNLVFTVPVDHSGTSVYLKGWLQPESPFPPLVLVHDLGENVRMYKNFAKELGDKGFHVYGFDLRGHGRSGRLLGYVPHFESLVDDLLQVVAWIRYKSNRQLPIIVGQGVGGLITIFFHKKYPEYVRQCVLVAPVISEGDTMSPFYRTFIRTMAEIAPRMRLPRAIVPQFLSLGGTEPSKKQQKFQGITLNFAKEVMNAIGEVPQAITAFNSPGMIIAPQQVGRYDLKALKEMLSGLESEYDISLVEVSNIGTQPLTTQEELLVVLDSIYPWLEEQLGTSIER, from the coding sequence ATGGAGACAGAGAAACCGGAAGAGCTACCAGCCGATGGGCAGGAAACCATGTCTCTAGGGCGTGATAGCCACGGCCTTGTGGACGGTCAGATTCCAGCTAGCCCTGAGGATGAAGACGATAGAGATACCCAAAATTTGGTTTTTACGGTGCCTGTGGACCACTCGGGAACCTCGGTCTATTTGAAAGGTTGGCTCCAACCAGAGTCACCCTTCCCTCCGTTGGTTTTGGTTCATGATCTTGGCGAAAATGTTCGTATGTATAAAAACTTCGCCAAGGAGTTGGGAGACAAGGGCTTTCATGTTTATGGCTTCGACCTTCGCGGCCATGGGCGATCTGGTCGACTGCTAGGCTACGTTCCCCACTTCGAGTCCCTGGTTGACGATCTCCTACAGGTGGTTGCATGGATACGTTACAAATCTAACCGCCAACTACCTATCATTGTTGGACAGGGAGTTGGTGGTTTGATAACCATATTCTTTCATAAGAAATACCCTGAGTATGTCCGCCAATGCGTATTGGTTGCTCCAGTGATTAGCGAGGGGGACACCATGTCTCCATTCTATCGAACATTTATCCGAACCATGGCAGAGATTGCTCCACGCATGAGGCTGCCACGAGCAATTGTTCCTCAGTTTTTATCCCTAGGTGGAACGGAACCTAGTAAGAAGCAGCAAAAATTTCAAGGCATTACCTTGAATTTTGCCAAAGAAGTGATGAATGCTATCGGCGAGGTGCCTCAGGCGATCACAGCGTTCAACAGCCCTGGAATGATCATTGCGCCTCAGCAAGTCGGTCGTTACGATCTCAAAGCTCTAAAAGAAATGCTCAGCGGCCTGGAAAGTGAGTATGATATTTCTTTGGTTGAAGTGTCTAATATTGGTACCCAGCCCCTGACGACCCAAGAGGAGCTTCTTGTGGTCTTGGATTCCATCTATCCCTGGCTGGAAGAACAATTGGGAACTTCGATAGAAAGGTAA